The genomic segment AGTTGGGAATTGGGAGTTAGGGGTTGAGACTGATAGAATCGATACCTTGTTCGACTAAGAATTGGGCAAACTCTGGATAATCGCTAGGCGCTTGACCGCAGATGCCAATTTTGCGATTA from the Desertifilum tharense IPPAS B-1220 genome contains:
- a CDS encoding putative PEP-binding protein produces the protein NRKIGICGQAPSDYPEFAQFLVEQGIDSISLNP